The Sesamum indicum cultivar Zhongzhi No. 13 linkage group LG1, S_indicum_v1.0, whole genome shotgun sequence genome includes a window with the following:
- the LOC105159630 gene encoding probable methyltransferase PMT20 — translation MKNRDGKPNSQSEKSSRTVHLAIMFVVLCGLSFYLGGIFGSEKNRYNTNDISKVFGGSKEALPCALQVKTVNFSECSPDLQDYTPCTDPKRWKKFNVHRLAFLERHCPPVFEKKECLVPPPDGYKLPIRWPKSRDECWYRNVPYDWINKQKSNQHWLVKEGEKFLFPGGGTMFPNGVSSYVDLMQELIPEMKDGTIRTAIDTGCGVASWGGDLLDRGILTISLAPRDNHEAQVQFALERGIPAMLGVISTQRLPFPSLSFDIAHCSRCLIPWTEFGGVYLLEIHRILRPGGFWVLSGPPVNYERRWRGWNTTIEVQRADYEKLQDLLTSMCFKLYNKKGDIAVWQKLSDKSCYKKLEAPDYYPPKCDDGNEPDSAWYTPIRPCVVTPNPYYKRVALTKLAKWPERLNIAPERLYDVRGGSSDAFKQDNKKWEVRAKHYKKLLPALGTDEIRNVMDMNTLYGGFAAAFSDAPLWVMNVVSSYSANTLSVVYDRGLIGTFHDWCEAFSTYPRTYDLLHLDGLFTAESNRCEMKYVLLEMDRILRPNGYALIRESSYFMDSITAIAKGMRWECRKENSEPDAKGENILICQKQLWFSSQQSSR, via the exons ATGAAGAATAGAGATGGAAAGCCAAATTCTCAATCAGAAAAAAGTTCTAGGACAGTCCACTTGGCGATAATGTTTGTTGTGCTGTGTGGGCTTTCTTTCTACCTTGGAGGAATCTTTGGTTCTGAAAAGAACAGATACAATACTAATGACATTAGTAAAGTTTTTGGAGGTTCCAAGGAAGCGTTGCCATGTGCTCTCCAAGTCAAAACTGTAAACTTCTCCGAATGCAGCCCAGATTTGCAGGATTACACACCATGCACGGATCCGAAG AGGTGGAAGAAATTCAATGTTCATCGACTTGCATTTCTGGAGCGCCATTGCCCTCCAGTGTTTGAAAAGAAGGAATGCTTAGTTCCTCCACCTGATGGTTATAAGTTACCGATCAGATGGCCAAAGAGCAGGGATGAATGTTGGTACAG AAATGTACCATATGATTGgattaacaaacaaaaatcaaatcaacaTTGGCTGGTGAAAGAAGGGGAAAAGTTCCTCTTCCCCGGTGGTGGCACTATGTTCCCGAATGGTGTGAGTTCCTACGTTGATTTGATGCAAGAGTTGATTCCGGAAATGAAAGATGGGACCATCAGGACGGCCATTGATACTGGATGCGGG GTTGCTAGCTGGGGAGGTGATTTACTAGATCGAGGAATTCTAACCATCTCTCTTGCCCCCAGAGATAATCACGAGGCTCAAGTGCAATTTGCACTAGAACGGGGAATTCCTGCAATGCTTGGCGTCATTTCAACACAACGACTTCCTTTCCCTTCACTCTCTTTCGATATAGCACATTGCTCAAGATGCCTTATTCCATGGACTGAATTCg GTGGAGTTTACCTCTTAGAGATACATCGTATTCTCCGACCTGGGGGCTTCTGGGTACTTTCTGGGCCCCCAGTGAACTACGAGAGACGTTGGAGGGGATGGAACACGACAATTGAGGTTCAGAGAGCAGATTATGAGAAGTTGCAAGATTTGCTCACATCAATGTGTTTTAAACTGTACAACAAGAAGGGCGACATTGCTGTTTGGCAGAAATTATCAGATAAGAGCTGCTATAAGAAGCTTGAGGCCCCGGATTATTACCCACCAAAGTGTGATGATGGTAACGAACCTGATTCAGCATGGTACACTCCGATTAGGCCTTGCGTAGTCACTCCAAACCCGTATTACAAAAGAGTAGCATTAACAAAGCTAGCCAAATGGCCCGAACGACTAAATATTGCTCCTGAGCGCCTTTATGATGTTCGTGGTGGAAGTAGCGATGCTTTCAAGCAGGACAATAAGAAATGGGAAGTACGGGCAAAACACTACAAGAAGTTGCTCCCAGCATTAGGAACTGATGAGATAAGAAACGTCATGGACATGAACACTCTGTATGGGGGTTTTGCTGCTGCTTTCAGCGATGCTCCGTTGTGGGTCATGAACGTCGTTTCCTCGTACTCTGCAAATACACTTTCTGTGGTTTATGACAGAGGCCTCATCGGGACTTTTCATGATTG GTGTGAGGCTTTCTCAACGTATCCTCGAACGTATGATCTTCTTCATCTTGATGGCCTTTTCACCGCTGAGAGCAACAG GTGTGAGATGAAGTACGTTTTACTCGAGATGGATCGTATCCTCCGCCCCAACGGGTATGCGTTGATCCGGGAATCCAGCTACTTCATGGATTCTATAACCGCAATAGCTAAAGGTATGAGATGGGAGTGTCGTAAGGAAAACTCGGAACCTGATGCCAAAGGGGAAAACATACTGATTTGCCAGAAGCAACTCTGGTTTTCCTCTCAGCAAAGTTCAAGATGA
- the LOC105161837 gene encoding uncharacterized protein LOC105161837 isoform X2 yields MEMDGRSFSELYRNTSEELFIKTMMESSVGMPAPTMEMLGFKNLTQNFRTDSEELFKSWLTSGENNGCHSTGTGTRPRQASKRISTELASLTNQNTAAIQKKPNDNIPFPQSTSLAADSSNDLDSTRMLQASNLFLAKAWFHSPQPMTRSRSSELRRRYVAMQNSQTPNNYKQEPADANGFNDISTYENPNRFNPFLSPSNSASSTFDNPQVGDLDKISSVVSMLKGTLERKKLVHQVGKEVIDDSSLDYYSPGEVVLGNTSLNQSQQIHAYENQGTFPDLSTLGVTETRVLQTIEESLMEGIMGPQNPTQMSTISREPSQSESSAAPPVVSNGFDMSDDPYFSAQAPTVCESSRNQMGSGRSPEDSLRTKGVREHIHDNSREDQKKGGLIRYGSATSAGSADRGDPTKKRRVERSRKMAEAKERSSTPAVASDMQAILKRCENLEKEVRSLKLNLAFMNRKDSEQTKQIEELQKQNQELADEKERLLEEIERILAETGKM; encoded by the exons ATGGAGATGGATGGAAGGAGCTTCTCAGAGTTATACAGAAACACAAGCGAAGAGTTGTTCATAAAGACCATGATGGAGAGCTCGGTTGGAATGCCAGCTCCAACTATGGAGATGTTGGGGTTTAAGAATCTGACTCAAAATTTTCGAACTGATAGTGAGGAACTCTTCAAGAGCTGGCTTACAAGCGGAGAG AACAATGGTTGCCATTCAACAGGCACAGGGACTCGTCCTCGACAAGCATCAAAAAG GATCTCTACTGAACTAGCGAGtttaactaatcaaaatacGGCTGCAATTCAGAAGAAACCAAATGATAACATTCCATTTCCACAATCTACTTCTTTGGCTGCTGATTCTTCAAATGATCTAGATTCAACCAG GATGTTGCAGGCTAGTAATCTGTTTCTGGCAAAG GCATGGTTTCACAGTCCTCAACCGATGACTAGAAGTCGGTCGTCTGAGTTAAG GAGGAGATATGTTGCTATGCAAAACTCACAAACACCAAACAACTACAAACAAGAACCTGCAGATGCAAACGGATTCAATGACATTTCAACATATGAAAATCCCAACCGATTCAATCCATTTCTCTCTCCATCTAATTCAGCTTCATCGACTTTTGATAATCCACAAGTTGGGGATTTGGATAAGATTTCTTCGGTTGTGAGCATGCTGAAGGGTACCTTGGAGCGCAAAAAGCTTGTTCACCAAGTGGGGAAAGAAGTTATTGATGACAGTTCTCTTGACTACTATAGTCCCGGAGAAGTAGTTTTGGGCAATACTAGCTTAAACCAGAGCCAACAAATTCATGCATATGAAAATCAGGGAACTTTTCCAGATTTATCCACACTTGGAGTTACAGAAACCCGAGTTCTACAAACGATTGAAGAGTCATTAATGGAAGGTATTATGGGTCCTCAGAACCCAACCCAAATGAGCACAATATCACGGGAGCCATCTCAAAGCGAATCCTCAGCTGCTCCACCTGTAGTTTCAAATGGTTTTGATATGTCTGATGATCCTTACTTTTCAGCTCAAGCTCCTACTGTTTGTGAGAGCTCTAGGAATCAAATGGGAAGCGGAAGGAGTCCAGAAGATTCTTTAAGAACTAAAG GTGTGAGGGAACATATACATGATAACTCAAGAGAAGATCAGAAG AAAGGAGGTTTAATACGATATGGATCTGCAACATCAGCTGGTTCAG CTGACAGAGGAGATCCAACAAAAAAGCGTAGGGTGGAGCGATCAAGAAA GATGGCGGAAGCTAAGGAAAGAAGTTCAACACCTGCAGTTGCTTCAGATATGCAAGCCATTTTGAAGCGGTGTGAGAATCTTGAGAAGGAAGTGCGTTCACTCAAACTTAACTTGGCCTTCATGAATAG AAAGGATTCTGAACAGACTAAGCAAATAGAAGAACTTCAGAAACAGAACCAGGAGTTGGCAGACGAAAAGGAGCGACTTCTTGAAGAGATTGAGAGGATACTTGCAGAAACTGGAAAGATGTGA
- the LOC105161837 gene encoding uncharacterized protein LOC105161837 isoform X1 → MEMDGRSFSELYRNTSEELFIKTMMESSVGMPAPTMEMLGFKNLTQNFRTDSEELFKSWLTSGENNGCHSTGTGTRPRQASKRISTELASLTNQNTAAIQKKPNDNIPFPQSTSLAADSSNDLDSTRMLQASNLFLAKAWFHSPQPMTRSRSSELRRRYVAMQNSQTPNNYKQEPADANGFNDISTYENPNRFNPFLSPSNSASSTFDNPQVGDLDKISSVVSMLKGTLERKKLVHQVGKEVIDDSSLDYYSPGEVVLGNTSLNQSQQIHAYENQGTFPDLSTLGVTETRVLQTIEESLMEGIMGPQNPTQMSTISREPSQSESSAAPPVVSNGFDMSDDPYFSAQAPTVCESSRNQMGSGRSPEDSLRTKGVREHIHDNSREDQKQKGGLIRYGSATSAGSADRGDPTKKRRVERSRKMAEAKERSSTPAVASDMQAILKRCENLEKEVRSLKLNLAFMNRKDSEQTKQIEELQKQNQELADEKERLLEEIERILAETGKM, encoded by the exons ATGGAGATGGATGGAAGGAGCTTCTCAGAGTTATACAGAAACACAAGCGAAGAGTTGTTCATAAAGACCATGATGGAGAGCTCGGTTGGAATGCCAGCTCCAACTATGGAGATGTTGGGGTTTAAGAATCTGACTCAAAATTTTCGAACTGATAGTGAGGAACTCTTCAAGAGCTGGCTTACAAGCGGAGAG AACAATGGTTGCCATTCAACAGGCACAGGGACTCGTCCTCGACAAGCATCAAAAAG GATCTCTACTGAACTAGCGAGtttaactaatcaaaatacGGCTGCAATTCAGAAGAAACCAAATGATAACATTCCATTTCCACAATCTACTTCTTTGGCTGCTGATTCTTCAAATGATCTAGATTCAACCAG GATGTTGCAGGCTAGTAATCTGTTTCTGGCAAAG GCATGGTTTCACAGTCCTCAACCGATGACTAGAAGTCGGTCGTCTGAGTTAAG GAGGAGATATGTTGCTATGCAAAACTCACAAACACCAAACAACTACAAACAAGAACCTGCAGATGCAAACGGATTCAATGACATTTCAACATATGAAAATCCCAACCGATTCAATCCATTTCTCTCTCCATCTAATTCAGCTTCATCGACTTTTGATAATCCACAAGTTGGGGATTTGGATAAGATTTCTTCGGTTGTGAGCATGCTGAAGGGTACCTTGGAGCGCAAAAAGCTTGTTCACCAAGTGGGGAAAGAAGTTATTGATGACAGTTCTCTTGACTACTATAGTCCCGGAGAAGTAGTTTTGGGCAATACTAGCTTAAACCAGAGCCAACAAATTCATGCATATGAAAATCAGGGAACTTTTCCAGATTTATCCACACTTGGAGTTACAGAAACCCGAGTTCTACAAACGATTGAAGAGTCATTAATGGAAGGTATTATGGGTCCTCAGAACCCAACCCAAATGAGCACAATATCACGGGAGCCATCTCAAAGCGAATCCTCAGCTGCTCCACCTGTAGTTTCAAATGGTTTTGATATGTCTGATGATCCTTACTTTTCAGCTCAAGCTCCTACTGTTTGTGAGAGCTCTAGGAATCAAATGGGAAGCGGAAGGAGTCCAGAAGATTCTTTAAGAACTAAAG GTGTGAGGGAACATATACATGATAACTCAAGAGAAGATCAGAAG CAGAAAGGAGGTTTAATACGATATGGATCTGCAACATCAGCTGGTTCAG CTGACAGAGGAGATCCAACAAAAAAGCGTAGGGTGGAGCGATCAAGAAA GATGGCGGAAGCTAAGGAAAGAAGTTCAACACCTGCAGTTGCTTCAGATATGCAAGCCATTTTGAAGCGGTGTGAGAATCTTGAGAAGGAAGTGCGTTCACTCAAACTTAACTTGGCCTTCATGAATAG AAAGGATTCTGAACAGACTAAGCAAATAGAAGAACTTCAGAAACAGAACCAGGAGTTGGCAGACGAAAAGGAGCGACTTCTTGAAGAGATTGAGAGGATACTTGCAGAAACTGGAAAGATGTGA
- the LOC105161837 gene encoding uncharacterized protein LOC105161837 isoform X3, which yields MEMDGRSFSELYRNTSEELFIKTMMESSVGMPAPTMEMLGFKNLTQNFRTDSEELFKSWLTSGENNGCHSTGTGTRPRQASKRISTELASLTNQNTAAIQKKPNDNIPFPQSTSLAADSSNDLDSTRMLQASNLFLAKAWFHSPQPMTRSRSSELRRRYVAMQNSQTPNNYKQEPADANGFNDISTYENPNRFNPFLSPSNSASSTFDNPQVGDLDKISSVVSMLKGTLERKKLVHQVGKEVIDDSSLDYYSPGEVVLGNTSLNQSQQIHAYENQGTFPDLSTLGVTETRVLQTIEESLMEAQAPTVCESSRNQMGSGRSPEDSLRTKGVREHIHDNSREDQKQKGGLIRYGSATSAGSADRGDPTKKRRVERSRKMAEAKERSSTPAVASDMQAILKRCENLEKEVRSLKLNLAFMNRKDSEQTKQIEELQKQNQELADEKERLLEEIERILAETGKM from the exons ATGGAGATGGATGGAAGGAGCTTCTCAGAGTTATACAGAAACACAAGCGAAGAGTTGTTCATAAAGACCATGATGGAGAGCTCGGTTGGAATGCCAGCTCCAACTATGGAGATGTTGGGGTTTAAGAATCTGACTCAAAATTTTCGAACTGATAGTGAGGAACTCTTCAAGAGCTGGCTTACAAGCGGAGAG AACAATGGTTGCCATTCAACAGGCACAGGGACTCGTCCTCGACAAGCATCAAAAAG GATCTCTACTGAACTAGCGAGtttaactaatcaaaatacGGCTGCAATTCAGAAGAAACCAAATGATAACATTCCATTTCCACAATCTACTTCTTTGGCTGCTGATTCTTCAAATGATCTAGATTCAACCAG GATGTTGCAGGCTAGTAATCTGTTTCTGGCAAAG GCATGGTTTCACAGTCCTCAACCGATGACTAGAAGTCGGTCGTCTGAGTTAAG GAGGAGATATGTTGCTATGCAAAACTCACAAACACCAAACAACTACAAACAAGAACCTGCAGATGCAAACGGATTCAATGACATTTCAACATATGAAAATCCCAACCGATTCAATCCATTTCTCTCTCCATCTAATTCAGCTTCATCGACTTTTGATAATCCACAAGTTGGGGATTTGGATAAGATTTCTTCGGTTGTGAGCATGCTGAAGGGTACCTTGGAGCGCAAAAAGCTTGTTCACCAAGTGGGGAAAGAAGTTATTGATGACAGTTCTCTTGACTACTATAGTCCCGGAGAAGTAGTTTTGGGCAATACTAGCTTAAACCAGAGCCAACAAATTCATGCATATGAAAATCAGGGAACTTTTCCAGATTTATCCACACTTGGAGTTACAGAAACCCGAGTTCTACAAACGATTGAAGAGTCATTAATGGAAG CTCAAGCTCCTACTGTTTGTGAGAGCTCTAGGAATCAAATGGGAAGCGGAAGGAGTCCAGAAGATTCTTTAAGAACTAAAG GTGTGAGGGAACATATACATGATAACTCAAGAGAAGATCAGAAG CAGAAAGGAGGTTTAATACGATATGGATCTGCAACATCAGCTGGTTCAG CTGACAGAGGAGATCCAACAAAAAAGCGTAGGGTGGAGCGATCAAGAAA GATGGCGGAAGCTAAGGAAAGAAGTTCAACACCTGCAGTTGCTTCAGATATGCAAGCCATTTTGAAGCGGTGTGAGAATCTTGAGAAGGAAGTGCGTTCACTCAAACTTAACTTGGCCTTCATGAATAG AAAGGATTCTGAACAGACTAAGCAAATAGAAGAACTTCAGAAACAGAACCAGGAGTTGGCAGACGAAAAGGAGCGACTTCTTGAAGAGATTGAGAGGATACTTGCAGAAACTGGAAAGATGTGA
- the LOC105161837 gene encoding uncharacterized protein LOC105161837 isoform X4 — MEMDGRSFSELYRNTSEELFIKTMMESSVGMPAPTMEMLGFKNLTQNFRTDSEELFKSWLTSGENNGCHSTGTGTRPRQASKRISTELASLTNQNTAAIQKKPNDNIPFPQSTSLAADSSNDLDSTRMLQASNLFLAKAWFHSPQPMTRSRSSELRRRYVAMQNSQTPNNYKQEPADANGFNDISTYENPNRFNPFLSPSNSASSTFDNPQVGDLDKISSVVSMLKGTLERKKLVHQVGKEVIDDSSLDYYSPGEVVLGNTSLNQSQQIHAYENQGTFPDLSTLGVTETRVLQTIEESLMEAQAPTVCESSRNQMGSGRSPEDSLRTKGVREHIHDNSREDQKKGGLIRYGSATSAGSADRGDPTKKRRVERSRKMAEAKERSSTPAVASDMQAILKRCENLEKEVRSLKLNLAFMNRKDSEQTKQIEELQKQNQELADEKERLLEEIERILAETGKM, encoded by the exons ATGGAGATGGATGGAAGGAGCTTCTCAGAGTTATACAGAAACACAAGCGAAGAGTTGTTCATAAAGACCATGATGGAGAGCTCGGTTGGAATGCCAGCTCCAACTATGGAGATGTTGGGGTTTAAGAATCTGACTCAAAATTTTCGAACTGATAGTGAGGAACTCTTCAAGAGCTGGCTTACAAGCGGAGAG AACAATGGTTGCCATTCAACAGGCACAGGGACTCGTCCTCGACAAGCATCAAAAAG GATCTCTACTGAACTAGCGAGtttaactaatcaaaatacGGCTGCAATTCAGAAGAAACCAAATGATAACATTCCATTTCCACAATCTACTTCTTTGGCTGCTGATTCTTCAAATGATCTAGATTCAACCAG GATGTTGCAGGCTAGTAATCTGTTTCTGGCAAAG GCATGGTTTCACAGTCCTCAACCGATGACTAGAAGTCGGTCGTCTGAGTTAAG GAGGAGATATGTTGCTATGCAAAACTCACAAACACCAAACAACTACAAACAAGAACCTGCAGATGCAAACGGATTCAATGACATTTCAACATATGAAAATCCCAACCGATTCAATCCATTTCTCTCTCCATCTAATTCAGCTTCATCGACTTTTGATAATCCACAAGTTGGGGATTTGGATAAGATTTCTTCGGTTGTGAGCATGCTGAAGGGTACCTTGGAGCGCAAAAAGCTTGTTCACCAAGTGGGGAAAGAAGTTATTGATGACAGTTCTCTTGACTACTATAGTCCCGGAGAAGTAGTTTTGGGCAATACTAGCTTAAACCAGAGCCAACAAATTCATGCATATGAAAATCAGGGAACTTTTCCAGATTTATCCACACTTGGAGTTACAGAAACCCGAGTTCTACAAACGATTGAAGAGTCATTAATGGAAG CTCAAGCTCCTACTGTTTGTGAGAGCTCTAGGAATCAAATGGGAAGCGGAAGGAGTCCAGAAGATTCTTTAAGAACTAAAG GTGTGAGGGAACATATACATGATAACTCAAGAGAAGATCAGAAG AAAGGAGGTTTAATACGATATGGATCTGCAACATCAGCTGGTTCAG CTGACAGAGGAGATCCAACAAAAAAGCGTAGGGTGGAGCGATCAAGAAA GATGGCGGAAGCTAAGGAAAGAAGTTCAACACCTGCAGTTGCTTCAGATATGCAAGCCATTTTGAAGCGGTGTGAGAATCTTGAGAAGGAAGTGCGTTCACTCAAACTTAACTTGGCCTTCATGAATAG AAAGGATTCTGAACAGACTAAGCAAATAGAAGAACTTCAGAAACAGAACCAGGAGTTGGCAGACGAAAAGGAGCGACTTCTTGAAGAGATTGAGAGGATACTTGCAGAAACTGGAAAGATGTGA
- the LOC105159651 gene encoding uncharacterized protein LOC105159651: MDSPEIIKGEQRNRKKEKTSLRLALFRSIFAVAFSLLIFLLLSFSVLYVAVLIGNLAIWSPISVHSRCRIVSSSVDLRSSKVCELGLLNYKAKHVFYPFERKKYRCHYDYYWASVFKVEYIDHSGHARYALAEAPNEALPNNCRPSFGAAWLTKDKFKVNETYECWYTLGISKVNINHEGLFNCQAEDPTTAEMLKRYSILFTRILKPWFFSWGSVNQWRWDVIAGLITGFTTSLLSITLIGLLRPLISITRRIVASWTSAPYPSTILLKRACFFAVYFSFMSWVTIQYVKRLGLS, from the exons ATGGATTCCCCTGAGATCATTAAGGGAGAGCAGAGGAACCGGAAGAAGGAGAAGACTAGTCTTCGTCTCGCTCTTTTTCGTTCCATTTTTGCCGTCGCTTTCTCGCTGTTAATCTTCCTgttactttctttttctgtacTGTACGTAGCTGTTTTGATCGGGAATTTGGCGATTTGGAGCCCGATCTCTGTTCACTCCCGTTGCAGAATAGTCTCTAGCA GTGTTGATCTGAGGTCATCTAAGGTCTGTGAATTGGGTCTGTTAAATTATAAAGCCAAGCATGTATTTTATCCATTCGAACGAAAGAAATATCGGTGCCATTATGATTACTATTGGGCTTCTGTTTTTAAg GTTGAATACATAGATCATTCAGGACATGCAAGATATGCGTTAGCTGAGGCCCCAAATGAAGCCCTCCCAAACAACTGCAGACCCAGTTTTGGTGCTGCATGGTTGACCAAAGATAAATTTAAG GTGAATGAAACATATGAGTGCTGGTACACGCTGGGCATTTCTAAAGTGAACATAAATCATGAAGGTTTGTTTAACTGCCAAGCTGAGGACCCTACTACTGCTGAGATGCTTAAACGATATTCCATACT GTTTACAAGGATATTAAAGCCCTGGTTTTTCAGTTGGGGATCAGTAAATCAGTGGAGATGGGATGTAATAGCTGGACTTATTACTGGCTTCACAACTTCTTTGTTATCCATTACCTTGATTGGACTTCTACGGCCATTGATATCAATTACTCGTCGAATCGTTGCATCTTGGACATCGGCCCCATATCCAAGTACTATTCTACTAAAACGAGCTTGTTTCTTTGCAGTGTATTTCTCCTTTATGAGTTGGGTAACCATTCAGTATGTTAAAAGGCTTGGCCTCTCCTAG
- the LOC105161847 gene encoding ATP-dependent Clp protease proteolytic subunit 4, chloroplastic-like, with protein MELVEEHHHRGRRSSVDPSRRLSGRRRLCLIHPSLSLSLFSLFLSHSHTRARTQIFLSLSGVFRWTLSPSPRRSATTLYPFSLTSFHHQTLTSSPWPESLLLQISSSAPQTPATAMRGAEADAMGLLLKERIVFLGNNIDDFVADAIISQLLLLDAQDPTKDIRLFINSPGGSLSATMAIFDVVRLVRADVSTVALGIAASTASIILGGGTKGKRFAMPNTRIMIHQPLGGASGQAIDVEIQAREVMHNKNNVTRIISDFTGRSFEQVEKDIDRDRYMSPIEAVEYGIIDGVIDRDSIIPLVPVPERVKSSTFNYEEVSKDPKKFLRPDIPDDEIY; from the exons atGGAATTAGTAGAGGAGCACCACCACCGTGGAAGGCGCTCATCTGTGGATCCATCTCGGCGGTTGTCTGGCCGCCGCCGACTCTG CCTCATCcatccctctctctctctctctctcttctctctctttctctctcactcGCACACGCGCGCGCGCACTCAGATATTTCTCAGTTTATCCGGCGTCTTCCGATGGACTCTCTCACCCTCTCCACGCCGCTCAGCCACCACTCTCTACCCGTTCTCCCTCACTTCCTTCCACCACCAAACTCTGACCTCCTCCCCGTGGCCGGAATCCCTCCTGCTCCAGATTTCCTCCTCGGCACCGCAGACTCCCGCCACCGCCATGCGTGGCGCTGAGGCGGATGCAATGGGATTGCTGCTCAAGGAGAGGATTGTGTTCTTGGGGAACAACATTGATGATTTTGTTGCCGACGCTATTATCAGTCAGCTGCTTTTGTTGGATGCCCAGGATCCCACCAAGGACATTAGGCTCTTCATCAATTCTCCTGGTGGCTCACTCAG TGCTACAATGGCCATCTTTGATGTTGTACGACTAGTCAGAGCTGATGTCTCCACGGTTGCACTTGGAATTGCCGCATCGACAGCTTCCATCATCCTTGGTGGTGGCACTAAAGGCAAGCGATTTGCAATGCCTAATACACGGATTATGATACACCAACCTCTTGGGGGTGCTAGTGGGCAAGCAATAGACGTGGAAATTCAAGCGCGAGAAGTCATGCATAACAAGAACAATGTCACACGAATTATATCTGATTTCACTGGTCGATCATTTGAACAAGTTGAGAAAGATATTGATAGAGATCGTTACATGTCCCCTATTGAAGCAGTTGAATATGGCATAATCGATGGAGTAATTGATAGAGACAGCATCATCCCACTTGTCCCTGTTCCTGAAAGAGTTAAATCCTCTACCTTCAATTATGAGGAGGTCAGCAAAGATCCAAAAAAGTTTTTGAGACCAGACATTCCTGATGATGAGATATACTAG
- the LOC105159660 gene encoding uncharacterized protein LOC105159660, which produces MGKKRSAANPNSGNEELHAAARSGDMKVVQAICSANPLAVNSRDRHSRTPLHLAAWSGHSEVVNYLCKNKADVGAAAMDDMGAIHFAAQKGHLEVVKTLVASAASVKSSNRKGMTALHYAAQGSNLELVKYLLKKGANRDLKNKAGNTAVDLASSEEIRKILIEYESSSGKVALNGKQKGENAETEISSQEKVEGSNSNADLHGGETAEEGKDGILKRKGEEETKEIQTVAKKSKVALNHLLAADDTQEEEEE; this is translated from the exons ATGGGGAAGAAGCGGTCGGCGGCAAACCCTAATTCCGGGAACGAGGAGCTGCACGCGGCGGCTCGATCGGGGGACATGAAGGTGGTTCAGGCGATATGCAGCGCCAATCCGCTTGCCGTCAACTCACGTGATAGGCACTCCCGTACTCC ACTACATCTAGCAGCTTGGTCAGGGCATTCTGAAGTTGTAAATTATCTCTGTAAGAACAAGGCTGATGTTGGTGCTGCTGCCATGGATGACATGGGTGCAATTCACTTTGCCGCTCAAAAGGGTCATCTCGAGGTTGTTAAGACTCTCGTGGCATCTGCTGCCTCTGTCAAGTCTTCTAACCGGAAGGGCATGACTGCTCTTCACTATGCTGCTCAAGGATCTAACCTAGAACTCGTCAAGTATTTGCTGAAGAAAGGTGCAAACAGAGATTTAAAAAACAAGGCTGGAAACACTGCTGTCGATCTTGCAAGCAGTGAAGAAATTCGCAAAATCTTGATCGAATATGAATCTTCATCTGGCAAAGTGGCTTTAAATGGTAAACAAAAAGGTGAAAATGCTGAAACAGAAATATCATCTCAGGAAAAAGTGGAGGGGTCCAATAGCAATGCTGATTTGCATGGAGGTGAAACTGCTGAAGAAGGTAAAGATGGAATCCTAAAGAGGAAAGGCGAAGAGGAAACCAAAGAAATCCAAACAGTAGCGAAGAAGTCCAAGGTTGCTCTTAATCATCTCCTAGCTGCAGATGACACacaggaagaagaagaagaatag